Proteins encoded within one genomic window of Actinoplanes octamycinicus:
- a CDS encoding sensor histidine kinase, producing the protein MSHREAVHSDHTLWWDVYFAVIAVVVSIAVAVADAPPARRVVAVSALAAMAVMHVVAGRRMIRRNADDAASVSVLFVQIALFSVAIVATPTATWLLFAVIPLIFQMAPLKIAIGTVILVNAVPVTADWLTGTGDLRADLAIAGVSAASGIWLGLWIVRVVRQSTDRANLIAELEASRAEVERLSHEAGVQAERTRLAGEIHDTLAQGFTSIITLIQASDPALRDERLALAVRTAKDNLAESRAIVAALSPAALSSGLPDSVRRQATRFTEESGVPAGFRVTGEPRELPTAVEVVLLRAAQEALTNARRHAKANEVAVLLAYSAASVRVVVRDDGAGFDTAAAGGFGLRGMRARAAQVGGTLTVRSDPDTGTTIELEVPA; encoded by the coding sequence ATGAGTCATCGGGAGGCGGTCCACAGCGATCACACACTGTGGTGGGACGTCTACTTCGCGGTGATCGCGGTCGTCGTCTCGATCGCCGTCGCGGTGGCGGACGCCCCACCGGCCCGCCGGGTCGTCGCCGTCTCGGCCCTGGCCGCGATGGCCGTGATGCACGTCGTGGCCGGGCGCCGGATGATCCGCCGGAACGCCGACGACGCCGCCTCGGTGAGCGTCCTGTTCGTGCAGATCGCGCTCTTCTCGGTGGCGATCGTCGCGACGCCGACCGCCACCTGGCTGCTCTTCGCGGTCATCCCGCTGATCTTCCAGATGGCCCCGCTGAAGATCGCGATCGGCACGGTGATCCTGGTCAACGCGGTGCCGGTGACCGCCGACTGGCTCACCGGCACCGGCGACCTGCGAGCCGACCTGGCGATCGCCGGGGTCTCGGCCGCTTCCGGCATCTGGCTCGGCCTGTGGATCGTCCGGGTGGTCCGGCAGAGCACCGACCGGGCCAACCTGATCGCCGAGCTGGAAGCGAGCCGGGCCGAGGTGGAACGGCTCTCCCACGAGGCCGGCGTGCAGGCCGAGCGGACCCGGCTGGCCGGCGAGATCCACGACACCCTGGCCCAGGGGTTCACCAGCATCATCACGCTGATCCAGGCGTCCGACCCGGCGCTGCGCGACGAGCGCCTCGCGCTCGCGGTGCGCACCGCGAAAGACAACCTGGCGGAGAGCCGGGCCATCGTCGCCGCCCTGTCCCCGGCCGCTCTCTCCTCCGGACTGCCTGATTCGGTACGCCGGCAGGCCACCCGGTTCACCGAGGAGTCCGGCGTGCCGGCCGGCTTCCGGGTCACCGGGGAGCCCCGGGAACTGCCGACCGCGGTCGAGGTGGTGCTGCTGCGGGCAGCCCAGGAGGCGCTGACCAACGCCCGCCGGCACGCCAAGGCGAACGAGGTGGCGGTGCTGCTCGCGTACTCTGCGGCTTCGGTGCGGGTGGTGGTGCGGGACGACGGCGCGGGCTTCGACACCGCGGCGGCGGGCGGCTTCGGGCTGCGCGGCATGCGGGCGCGGGCCGCGCAGGTGGGTGGCACGCTGACCGTCCGCAGCGACCCGGACACCGGAACCACGATCGAGCTGGAGGTCCCCGCGTGA
- a CDS encoding response regulator — translation MIRILLVDDHPVVRMGLRGMLDAEPDLTVIGEASDGAEGAELALRERPDIVLMDLRMPGADGVEATGRILAGDRDIKVMVLTTYESDRDILRAIEAGASGYLLKDASPAELADAVRAAARGETVLAPSVASTLVRQVRSPAPPALSARETEVLKLVAAGLTNADIGKRLFISEATVKTHLLRVFNKLDVADRTAAVTTAMRHGLL, via the coding sequence ATGATCCGGATTCTGCTGGTGGACGATCACCCGGTGGTCCGGATGGGGCTGCGCGGCATGCTCGACGCCGAACCGGACCTGACCGTGATCGGTGAGGCGTCCGACGGGGCCGAGGGGGCCGAGCTGGCACTCCGCGAGCGACCCGACATCGTGCTGATGGACCTGCGGATGCCCGGCGCGGACGGGGTCGAGGCGACCGGCCGGATCCTGGCCGGCGACCGGGACATCAAGGTGATGGTGCTGACCACCTACGAGTCCGACCGGGACATCCTCCGCGCGATCGAGGCCGGCGCCAGCGGTTACCTGCTCAAGGACGCCTCCCCGGCCGAGCTGGCCGACGCCGTCCGCGCCGCGGCCCGGGGTGAGACGGTGCTCGCGCCGAGCGTGGCGTCCACGTTGGTCCGCCAGGTCCGCAGCCCCGCCCCGCCGGCCCTGTCCGCCCGCGAGACCGAGGTCCTGAAGCTGGTAGCGGCCGGCCTCACCAACGCCGACATCGGCAAACGCCTGTTCATCTCCGAAGCGACGGTCAAGACCCACCTGCTCCGGGTCTTCAACAAGCTGGACGTGGCCGACCGCACCGCCGCCGTCACCACCGCCATGCGCCACGGCCTCCTCTGA
- a CDS encoding ABC transporter permease yields MTATTTARSASAASMSLSRGHVEILQFLRDRTSVIFTFLFPAMLLLLFGTIFGDSYEGTGVTASQVYTASMLAYGALTTGFVTMGAGLAMDREDGTLKRLRGTPLPMVSYLAGKLLLVFVLAVAEAALLLLVGWLVFDMPMPDASHWLTFAWVFVLSVTVCTLLGIAVSGIVKHARNAGAILNVPVVFLQFISGVFITPITVLPSWLITVASLFPIKWMAQGFRYVFLPDSMKQFEAAGSWELGRIAMVLGAWCVIGLVLCLTTFRWSDKDR; encoded by the coding sequence ATGACCGCCACGACCACCGCCCGGAGCGCGTCGGCCGCCTCGATGAGCCTGAGCCGCGGGCACGTGGAGATCCTCCAGTTCCTCCGCGACCGCACCTCGGTGATCTTCACGTTCCTCTTCCCGGCGATGCTCCTGCTGCTGTTCGGAACGATCTTCGGCGACTCCTACGAGGGCACCGGGGTGACCGCCAGCCAGGTCTACACCGCGAGCATGCTCGCCTACGGCGCGCTGACCACCGGCTTCGTCACGATGGGCGCCGGCCTGGCGATGGACCGGGAGGACGGCACCCTCAAGCGGCTGCGCGGCACGCCGCTGCCGATGGTGTCCTACCTGGCCGGCAAGCTGCTGCTGGTGTTCGTGCTGGCGGTGGCCGAGGCGGCGCTGCTGCTCCTGGTCGGCTGGCTGGTCTTCGACATGCCGATGCCGGACGCGAGCCACTGGCTTACCTTCGCCTGGGTGTTCGTGCTCTCGGTGACCGTCTGCACCCTGCTCGGCATCGCGGTCAGCGGGATCGTCAAGCACGCCCGCAACGCCGGCGCGATCCTCAACGTGCCGGTGGTGTTCCTGCAGTTCATCTCCGGCGTCTTCATCACCCCGATCACCGTGCTGCCGTCCTGGCTGATCACCGTGGCCTCGCTCTTCCCGATCAAATGGATGGCCCAGGGCTTCCGGTACGTGTTCCTGCCGGACAGCATGAAGCAGTTCGAGGCGGCCGGGTCCTGGGAGCTGGGCCGGATCGCGATGGTGCTCGGCGCCTGGTGTGTGATCGGATTGGTGCTGTGCCTGACGACCTTCCGGTGGAGCGACAAGGACCGATGA
- a CDS encoding IS110 family transposase: MWFCRDDGKVNGYMGQLIIGVDPHKRSATIEIINEREQVLARGRYGTDTGGYQQMLAAGRRHAGRVWAVEGCNGIGRHLAQRLVADGETVLDVPAKLAAKARNFDTGHGRKTDGHDAHHIAVTALRTPGLRRVHADGATVALRLLADRRDQLGATRTETINRLHQLLLELIPGGAKKNLTTDQARTLLERVSVPAGDIVTATRYQLAGDLADELTTLDTKIKAANRQLKTVLAATGTQLTSLNGIGPSGAARLLGDIGDISRFPTRGHFATWNGTAPIDVSSGDNHHHRLNRAGNRRINRVLHIMAITQLRFDTPGRAYYQRKRAEGKTAMEAMRALKRRLSDTVYRQMIKDDHTAQQTATGPGGHTGATLNSSAADPNPKIDTSEKSQPGPANHHPKTPLTPTP; encoded by the coding sequence GTGTGGTTCTGCCGCGACGACGGGAAGGTCAACGGGTACATGGGTCAGCTGATCATTGGAGTCGATCCGCACAAGCGGTCCGCGACGATCGAGATCATCAACGAGCGTGAACAGGTGCTGGCCCGTGGCAGGTACGGCACCGACACCGGTGGCTACCAGCAGATGCTCGCCGCCGGCCGCCGTCACGCCGGCCGGGTGTGGGCGGTCGAGGGCTGTAACGGCATCGGCCGGCACCTGGCCCAGCGGCTGGTCGCCGACGGCGAAACCGTGCTGGACGTCCCGGCGAAACTCGCCGCGAAAGCCCGCAACTTTGACACCGGGCACGGCCGTAAAACCGACGGTCACGACGCGCACCACATCGCGGTGACCGCCCTGCGCACCCCGGGCCTGCGCCGCGTTCACGCCGACGGCGCCACCGTCGCGCTGCGGCTGCTGGCCGACCGCCGCGACCAGCTCGGCGCCACCCGCACCGAGACCATCAACCGGCTGCACCAGCTACTGCTCGAACTGATCCCCGGCGGCGCGAAGAAGAACCTGACCACCGACCAGGCCCGCACCCTGCTCGAACGCGTCAGCGTCCCGGCCGGCGACATCGTCACCGCCACCCGCTATCAGCTGGCCGGCGACCTGGCCGACGAGCTCACCACCCTGGACACCAAGATCAAAGCAGCCAACCGGCAGCTGAAGACCGTGCTGGCCGCCACCGGCACCCAGCTGACCAGCCTCAACGGCATCGGCCCCTCCGGCGCCGCCCGCCTGCTCGGCGACATCGGCGACATCAGCCGCTTCCCGACCCGCGGGCACTTCGCCACCTGGAACGGCACCGCCCCCATCGACGTGTCCTCCGGCGACAACCATCATCACCGGCTCAACCGGGCCGGGAACCGGCGCATCAACCGGGTCCTGCACATCATGGCCATCACCCAGCTCCGCTTCGACACCCCCGGCCGCGCCTACTACCAGCGCAAACGCGCCGAAGGCAAAACCGCGATGGAAGCCATGCGAGCGTTGAAACGACGCCTGTCCGACACCGTCTACCGCCAAATGATCAAAGACGACCACACGGCACAACAGACAGCGACGGGTCCGGGAGGACACACGGGGGCGACTCTGAACTCCAGCGCGGCCGACCCAAACCCCAAGATCGACACTTCGGAAAAGTCACAACCCGGACCCGCCAACCACCACCCTAAAACACCCCTCACACCAACCCCTTGA